One genomic window of Medicago truncatula cultivar Jemalong A17 chromosome 1, MtrunA17r5.0-ANR, whole genome shotgun sequence includes the following:
- the LOC25482092 gene encoding lysM domain receptor-like kinase 4, whose protein sequence is MNQVVFNLILFTLSMLHSSKTKAQQNYSGNSILSCKNNDDAGPSSAFLYTCNGLNKSCMTYLTFKSVLPYNSVSTISSLISSNPNELARINGATLLTVFPSGKDVIVPVNCSCLTNDYYKAETKYILGPNPTYFIVANDTFQGLSTCDSLMRANPYGELDLLRGMELNVPLRCACPTYHQKTNGTKYLLTYSVTWGDNISNIATRFNIPVGNLIDANGFSTQTELLFPFTTVLIPLASEPVSLTTIVANDPPTPLGCSFKKCKSNTKVLLIALTTSLLVLCVFLFVLFLIRFLLRKRSARFVKRCLEVNNKNGVFSEEIREEIAIIEHLSKVYSFEEIKEATENFSSKNRIKDSLFRGIFNNGKEVLAVKRMRGDASKEVNLLKRINHFNLIKLQGYCENDACIYLVYEYMENGSLREWLCKDNSIEHQSWAKRIQIALDIANGLQYLHNFTEPCYVHKDINSENILLNKDLRAKIAKFAHAEESKRMITSGSPASHVVGFMGYLAPEYVEARIVSTKMDVYAFGVVLLELITGNDSITLQDGREVMLYEIIQNIIGQENEEEKVSLFIDPCLIESCRKACALQLVKLSLACLIQEPDSRPNIEEVVSSLLKIQANDMQQRISPSINKSLSLER, encoded by the coding sequence ATGAATCAAGTTGTGTTTAACCTCATTTTATTCACACTAAGCATGCTTCATTCATCGAAAACAAAGGCACAACAGAATTACTCAGGAAATTCAATACTCAGCTGCAAGAACAACGATGATGCGGGACCTTCATCGGCATTCCTTTACACCTGCAATGGCCTCAATAAATCATGCATGACCTATCTAACCTTCAAATCCGTACTACCTTATAACTCCGTTTCCACAATTTCCAGCCTCATTTCATCAAACCCGAACGAGCTAGCCAGAATCAACGGCGCCACTTTGCTCACAGTTTTCCCATCTGGTAAAGATGTTATTGTCCCAGTGAACTGTTCTTGTTTAACCAATGATTATTACAAAGCTGAAACCAAATATATATTGGGTCCAAACCCAACATATTTCATAGTAGCAAACGACACGTTCCAGGGTTTGTCCACATGTGATTCTCTTATGCGTGCGAATCCGTATGGAGAACTTGATTTGCTTCGAGGAATGGAGTTGAATGTGCCACTCCGATGCGCGTGTCCAACATATCATCAGAAAACAAATGGCACCAAGTACTTACTCACATATTCTGTGACCTGGGGTGATAACATTTCAAATATTGCTACAAGATTCAATATACCAGTGGGTAATCTAATTGATGCCAATGGTTTTTCCACACAAACTGAACTCCTTTTTCCATTCACTACTGTTCTGATTCCTTTGGCAAGCGAACCAGTGAGTTTAACAACTATAGTTGCTAATGATCCACCAACCCCTCTTGGTTGCAGCTTCAAAAAGTGCAAGTCAAACACAAAAGTACTCCTCATTGCTTTAACCACCTCACTGCTGGTTCTGTGTGTTTTCTTGTTTGTGCTGTTTCTGATTCGGTTTCTACTCAGAAAGAGATCAGCAAGGTTTGTTAAGCGATGTTTGGAAGTTAACAATAAAAATGGTGTATTTTCAGAAGAGATCCGTGAGGAGATAGCAATCATTGAACATCTCTCCAAAGTGTATAGCTTTGAGGAAATAAAAGAAGCAACTGAGAATTTTAGTTCAAAGAATAGAATCAAAGATTCTTTATTTCGCGGCATATTCAACAATGGCAAGGAAGTGTTGGCTGTTAAAAGAATGAGAGGAGATGCTTCCAAAGAAGTCAATTTGCTGAAAAGGATCAATCATTTCAACCTGATAAAGCTGCAAGGTTACTGTGAAAACGATGCTTGCATCTATCTTGTTTATGAATACATGGAAAATGGGTCTTTAAGGGAATGGCTTTGCAAGGATAATTCAATTGAACACCAAAGTTGGGCAAAGAGGATACAGATTGCTTTGGATATTGCCAATGGACTTCAGTATCTTCACAACTTCACAGAACCTTGCTATGTACACAAGGATATAAACAGTGAAAACATTCTACTAAACAAAGATTTAAGGGCCAAGATAGCAAAATTTGCTCATGCTGAAGAATCAAAAAGGATGATAACTTCTGGTTCTCCCGCATCACATGTTGTAGGATTTATGGGCTATTTGGCTCCTGAGTATGTGGAGGCTCGGATAGTCAGTACAAAAATGGATGTCTATGCCTTTGGAGTGGTGCTGTTGGAATTGATCACCGGCAATGATTCTATTACCCTACAAGATGGAAGAGAAGTGATGCTTTATGAAATCATACAAAACATCATTGGACAAGAGAATGAAGAAGAGAAGGTGAGCTTGTTCATTGATCCTTGCCTCATCGAAAGTTGTAGGAAAGCCTGTGCACTGCAGCTAGTTAAACTGAGTCTAGCCTGCTTGATTCAAGAACCAGATAGCAGACCAAACATTGAAGAGGTGGTCTCTAGCTTATTGAAAATACAGGCAAATGATATGCAACAGAGAATATCACCCAGCATCAATAAGAGTTTAAGCTTGGAGAGGTGA